Below is a genomic region from Xylophilus sp. GW821-FHT01B05.
GCAGCTATGGCGACACGGCGCAGGACCTGGAGTTCTACGACCGCATTGAAGTGGTGCGTGGCGCCACCGGTTTGCTGACCGGCGCGGGCGAGCCCTCGGCCACCATCAACTACGTGCGCAAGCGCGCCAACAGCAAAAAGTTCGAGGGCCATGCCGGCGTCAACATCGGCTCCTGGGGCAACCGCCGGGGCCTCGTGGACTTGTCCACGCCATTGACCGCCGACGGGACCGTGCGCGCGCGATTGGTGGCCGTGGCCCAGGAGAAAAAATCCTTCCTCGACTACTACAAGGACAGCAAGCGCGCGCTCTACGGCGTCGTCGAGGCCGACATCACCCCGCAGACGCGGCTGTCGCTAGGCGCGGAGTACCAGAGCGACAAGCCCACCGGCGCGACCTGGGGCGGTCTGCCGCTGCTCTACAGCGACGGCACACGCACCAACTGGTCGCGCTCGCTGAACGAGGCGCCCCGCTGGGCGTACTGGAATAGCACCAACCGGGCCGTGTTCACCGACCTGGACCATCAATTCGACAATGGGTGGAGCCTCAAAGGCAACCTCACCTACCGCGAAATGAACTACGACACCAAGCTGCTCTACCTGCTGGGTGACGTGGACCGCCAGACCGGGGCGGGGCTGGTGCCCTATGCCTGGAAAGGCGACAGCACCCAGCGGCAGATCACCGGCTCTTTGCAGGCCACTGGCCCGTTCTCGCTGCTGGGGCGTGAGCACGAACTGATTGTGGGCATCAACAGCGGGCGGCGGCGTGCGCAAGACAACGATTGGAGCGCCGCCAATGTGGCGGCCATCGACGACTTCCGGCAATGGAATGGCTCCTACCCCGAGCCCACCTGGAGCAGCAACCCGCCCGGCGACACCACCCACACCCGCGAGAACGCTGCCTATGTGGCCGCGCGCCTGTCGGTGGCTGATCCGCTGAAGCTGATCCTGGGTGGGCGCTTCACCAGTTGGCGCAACACGGTCGCCGGCGAGACGAGCGCCCACCAGAAGTTCGTGCCCTACGCCGGTGCCGTATATGACCTGGGCCGAGCCCATTCCGTGTACGCCAGCTACACCGAGATTTTCAATCCCCAGAACTACCGCGACGTCAACCGCAACTACCTCAACCCCACCACTGGCACCAACTACGAGCTTGGTGTGAAGGGCGCATACCTGGACGGGCGCTTGAACGCCTCGGTCGCTGTCTTCAAGACGCACCAGGACAATGTCGCGGTGCAGGACGGGACAAACCTGGTGCCAGGCAGCACCAGCTATGCCTATGTGGGCGCCGATGGCGTGAAAAGCCGCGGCATCGAGGCCGAGGTGGCAGGTGAGCCGCTGCCAGGTCTGAACCTGACCGCCGGCATTTCGCGCACCCTGGCGAAGAACCCGGATGGCTCGGTCTTCTCTCCCTATCTGCCCAAAACCCTCTTCAAGGCGGGCACGTCCTGGAGGTTGCCTGGTGCATGGCAGCGTCTCACCGTAGGCGGCAACGTCCGGTGGCAGAACCCCACCAGCGCCGATATCACCGTGGCATCGGGCACCTACCGCTACGAACACGCCTCGTTCGCGGTCGTTGGCCTCATGGCACGCTACGACGTCTCGCGGCAGTTGTCGGTGCAGCTGAATGCCAACAACATCTTCGACAAGAAGTACTGGGCCTACTACTCCAGCCAGGGAACCTATGGTGATCCGCGCAACTTGCTGGTGACGCTGAACTACAAGTTCTGACCTCGAAAGCCACACCGCTCAGACCAGCTCCAGGAAGCCGCAGACGGCGTCGATATGCCGCTCAAAATCCGAAATCGCGTGGTCGCCACCCGGCAGCACGGTGCGCGTAGCGCCGGCGTAGCGGGCGGCCATCTCGCGCCAGTCCAGCACCTCGTCGCCCTGGGTGATGAGGGCGTATTGGCGGGCCGGATCGGCCAGCGGGGGCACTTGCAGCGCGCGCAGCTCGTCGACGAATTCCGGGGCGAAGTAGAAGTGCTCTTCCGGCGCATGCCAGGCGGTCTGCTCGCCGATGTAGCGCGCCAGGTCGCGTGCCGGCTCCACCGCCGGGTTCAGCAGCACGGCCTTGGCGCAGCCGCTGTGCGCCTGCACCCAACTGGCATAGAAGCCGCCAAGCGAGGAGCCCACCACGGCCATCGACGCCGCCGGCCAGCCGGCGATGCCTGCGGCGACCATCTCCATGGCCGCGCGCGGCGAGGGCGGCAGTTGTGGGCACCACCAGTGCACCTGCGGGTGGCGCTGGGCCACGCGCGCGGCCATGAGCCGCGCCTTGGCCGACTGCGGCGAGGAGCGGAAACCGTGTAGATACAAGAGATGGGTGGTGGACATAGGCGGTGCTGCGGGCAAATGCGGTTGCGCCCGCAGGATAATCGCCGGATGTCCGCCGTATTCGACAAGCCCTCCTTCGGGAAGAGGCTGCTTCCACTGTTCCAGGGTTTTGACGGCTGGCTGGCGCTGGCCGTGCTGCTGCTGTGTGCCGCAGGCCTGACGACCATGTATTCCTCTGGCTACGACCACGGCACGCGTTTTTACGACCACGCGCGCAACATGCTGATTGCCGGCAGCATCATGTTCGTGGTGGCCCAGGTGCCGCCGCAGCGGCTGATGAGCTTTGCCGTACCGCTCTACCTGGTGGGGGTGGCGCTGCTGGTGGCGGTGGCGGTGTTTGGCATTACCAAGAAGGGCGCGACCCGCTGGATCAACCTGGGCATCGTGATCCAGCCCAGCGAGATCCTGAAGATCGCCATGCCGCTGATGCTGGCCTGGTGGTTCCAGAAACGCGAGGGCCAGTTGCGGCCGCTGGACTTCATGGCGGCGGGCCTGCTGCTGGTAGTGCCGATCGGGCTGATCATGAAGCAGCCGGACCTGGGCACATCGCTGCTGGTGCTGGCCGCGGGGCTGTCGGTGATCTTCTTTGCCGGGCTGTCGTGGAAGCTGATCCTGCCGCCGGTGCTGATTGCCGCCGTCGGCATTGGCCTGGTGGTCTGGTTCGAGCCGCAGCTGTGCGCCCAGGGCGTGCGCTGGTCGGTGCTGCACGACTACCAGCAGCAGCGCATCTGCACCCTGCTGGACCCGACCAAAGACCCGCTGGGCAAGGGTTTTCACATCATCCAGGGCATGATTGCCATCGGCTCGGGCGGCATCTGGGGCAAGGGCTTCATGGCCGGCACGCAGACGCACCTTGAATTCATCCCCGAGCGCACCACCGATTTCATCTTTGCCGCCTATTCCGAGGAATTTGGCCTGCTGGGCAATGCGCTGCTGTTGCTGGGCTTCTTGTTCTTGATCGCGCGCGGCCTGCTGATTGCACTGGAGGCGCCCACGCTGTTCTCGCGCCTGCTGGCCGGCGCCATGACCATGATCTTCTTCACCTACGCCTTCGTGAACATGGGCATGGTCAGCGGCATCCTGCCGGTGGTGGGCGTGCCGCTGCCCTTCATCAGCTATGGCGGCACGGCCATGGTCACGCTGGGGCTGGGGCTGGGGATCTTGATGTCGATCGCGCGGGCGCGGCGGCTGATCCAGTCGTGAGAACGTGCCTGCCATCTCTATGGGGCCGCGCAAGTGTCTTTGCGGGATGGGATGCAAGGCGCGGTGCGCAGCCAATAGCTCGGCTATTGGCAAGCGCCGCAACGCCGCAGACCGCCCGCAAAGGCGCTTGCCCGAAGGGTTGGAGTGAAATCGGGCGATTGAGCGCCCCGGCCCCTTGCATGGGCATGAGCCCATGCGGCGGGATCCGGGCCACCCACTCATCCCGATTGCACTCCAACGCGATCCCCATACAGATGGTAGGCACGTTCTAATGTCGCGGTCTTCTACGGTTGCGGCAATCGCCGCGCTGACGGGCGCGCTTGCCCTGAGCCAGTTCTTCCGCAGTTGCCTGGCGGTGATCGCGCCCGAGCTGTCGCAGGATCTGCAGCTCACGCCGGTGACCTTTGGCGTGCTGTCGTCCGCCTTCTTCCTGTCTTTTGCCGCGGCCCAGTTGCCGGTAGGGCTGGCCTTTGACCGCTGGGGCGTGGGCCGGCCTACCGCCGCGCTGTTGGCGCTGGGCGTGGCGGGCGGTCTGTTGTTTGCCTGGGCGCCCAGTGGCCCGGCCGCCATGCTGGCGCAGGCCGCATTGGGCGTGGCGTGTGCGCCGGTGTTCATGGGGCTGATCCACTACGCATCAGAGCACCTGGGTGAGCTGCGCTTTGTGCGCGTGGTCGGGGTCTCCAACGCCATTGGCATGGTCGGCGGCTTGTGCGCTGCAGCGCCGCTGGGCTGGGCCGCGCATGCCTTTGGCTGGCGCCCATCCATGCTGGTGGCCACGGCCTGCATGGCCGCTGCCTGCCTGGCGGTGCGCCGCTGGGTGCGCGACAGCGGCCATGCTGACGCCCGCGCTGAATCGCCCGTGGCCATGCTGCAGGCCTCGGTGGCGCTGCTGAAGATCCGCCCGCTCTGGACCTTGATCCCGCTGTGCCTGGCGATGGCGGCGGGCACCAGCTTGCGCACCGCGTGGGGCGGGCCTTACCTGGCGGGCGTGTTTCAGCTGGATGCGGTGGCGCGCGGCATGGCCATTACCGTGGTGAGCGCGGCGGCAATTGCCGCCGCTTTTTTGCTGCCGATGTTGGCGCGGCGCTGGTCGCTCAAGACCACGATCCAGGGCTGGACGCTGCTGTCGCTGCTGACGGCCGTGCTGCTGGCGGCCTGGCCGGCGCTGGCGCTGCCGCTGGATCTGGCGCTGCTGTCCATCATGTGCACGGTGGGCACGCTGCATCCGATTTTGATGGCGCAGGGCCGCGGCATGCTGCCGCCGGCCATGCGCGGGCGCGGCCTGGGGATACTGAACAGCTTCGTGTTCCTGGGCTCGGCCCTGGTAGCCACGGGCTTTGGCTGGATCGCCGAATGGGGCCAGCACTACGGGTTGGCACCGGCTGCCACCTTTGGCTGGATATTCCTGGCCGCGGCCCTGCTGCTGGTCTTTGGCGCCGTGCCTTACGCCTTCAGCCCGGCGCGGCCATCGCCGCCTCAATAGGTGGTCCCGGAGCCAAGTGCCTAAAATCCGTCCATGATCTCCCGCGAACCCACCCTCGAACGCCTTGCCATTGCCCAGCGCCTGTTGCTGGAGCCCTTTGGCCTGGACGAATCCCACCTGACCCGCGCGCTGAATGAAATCAAGGCGCACAAGGTCGACGATGCGGACCTGTACTTCCAGTACACCCGCAGCGAGGGCTGGAGCCTGGAGGAAGGCATCGTCAAGACTGGCTCCTTCAGCATCGACCAGGGCGTGGGCGTGCGCGCGGTGAGTGGCGAGAAAACAGCCTTTGCCTATTCCGACGACATCTCCGAGGCCTCGCTGCTGGATGCGGCCCGTACCGTGCGGTCGATTTCGGCGGCAGCCAAGGCTGGTAAAAAGAAGATTGCTACCAAGAAGATAGCGGGCAGCCGTTCGCTCTACCCAGAGGTGGACCCGATCGCCTCGCTCGACAGCAATGCCAAGGTGGCCTTGCTGGGCAAGGTCGAGGCCCGCGCCCGCGCCAAGGACCCGCGCGTGGCGCAGGTCATGGCCGGCCTGGCGGCCGAGTACGACGTAGTGCTGGTGGCGCGCGCCGATGGCACGCTGGCGGCCGATGTGCGGCCGCTGGTGCGCCTCTCGGTCACGGTGATCGCCGAGCAGAACGGCCGCCGCGAGATCGGCTCGGCCGGCGGCGGCGGGCGCTTTGGCCTGGCCTACTTCGACGACGCGCTGATCAACGACTATGTGGACGACGCGGTGCGCCAGGCGCTGGTCAACCTTGAGTCGCGCCCGGCACCCGCCGGCGAGATGACGGTGGTGCTGGGCTCGGGCTGGCCCGGCATCCTGCTGCACGAGGCCATCGGCCACGGGCTGGAGGGCGACTTCAACCGCAAGGGCTCGAGCGCCTTCAGCGGCCGCATCGGCCAGCGTGTGGCGGCCAAGGGCGTGACCGTGCTGGACGACGGCACCATCGCCGACCGCCGCGGCTCGCTCAACGTCGATGACGAAGGCAATGCCAGCCAGCGCAACGTGCTGATCGAGGACGGCATCCTGAAGGGCTACATCCAGGATTCGATGAACGCCCGCCTGATGGGCGTCAAGCCTACTGGCAATGGCCGGCGCGAGAGCTACGCCCACATCCCCATGCCGCGCATGACCAATACCTACATGCTGGGCGGCGACCGCGACCCGCAAGAGATCATCGCCAGCATCGACAAGGGCCTGTACGCCACCAACTTCGGCGGCGGCCAGGTCGACATCACCAGCGGCAAGTTCGTGTTCTCCGCGAGCGAGGCCTACTGGGTCGAGAAGGGCAAGATCCTGTACCCGGTCAAGGGCGCGACCATCGTTGGCAGCGGCCCCGAGTCGCTGAAGAAGGTCACGCTGATCGGCAACGACATGGCGCTGGACCCAGGCGTTGGCACCTGCGGCAAGGAAGGCCAGAGCGTGCCGGTGGGTGTCGGCCAGCCGACGCTTCGCATCGAAGGGCTGACAGTAGGCGGCACGGCCTGATACGGCTTCGCAATCAAAGCGATAACGGCGTTGCTTTGCCTTGCCGTGCTAAAGCACTGTCTGCGGCTTCGCGCCTTGTTCTCACTTTGATTGCAAACCCGTAGAGCGGCAGCAGCTTCTTCTGCACGCGGGCGGCCTTGGCCGCCCGTTTTCTTTGTCAGGCGCCGAAGCGCAGTTGCACGCTGCTGCCGGTGTAGGTCACGGTCGCCGGCACGTTGCCGCCGACCTGGACCGAGGCAAAGCCGCCAATGATGCTGCCGGCATTCAGCACCGTGAGGGTCTGGCCGGCGCTGGGCTGGTAGCCGCTGGCAAAGCTGACCTTGAGCGTGCCGTTCAGGTAGGCGTTGCCCGCCACCACCATGCTGCCGCCGTTGCTGCCCAGCACCAGGTTCAGCGCGCCGTTGGCAAGCTGGGTGTACTGGCCGGCCAGTGCCAGCGCGGTGCTGGAGGCGGTCTGCACCGCGCCGCCCGACACATAGACATCGCCCTTACCAAAGGCATTGGCAGAGCCCGCCACCAGGCTGCCGGCCTGCACCTCGGTGCCGCCGCTGTAGCTGTTGGCGCCGGCCAGCGTGAGCGTGCCCGTGCCCTGCTTGGTCAGCTTGCCGGCGCCGGCAATGCTGTTGCGCCAGGTGTCGCTGGCGTTGAAGCCGCCCTTGCTCGCGTCCATGGCCACCGTGGCATCACCGTTGAAGGCGCCATAGCCGTCGGCGGCGGCCACCAGGTTCAACCGGCCCCAGCCTTCGCTGTCGCCCAGCACCGGGAAACCTGATGTCAGCCCGGTCGTCTTGAGCACCACACGGCGCTGCGATGCGTCGAGGTAGGGCAGGCGGGTTTCCAGCAGCACTTCGGCGCCCTTGGGCACGGCCGGCGCAACCGTGGTTGAGGCAATCGCCGGGAAGCCGTAGCTCAGCCGCTGCAGGAAGAGCGCGCGGTTGGCGCTGGCGTCGGCCCAGGCGTCGGTCGCGGTGGTGGCGCTGTGGGCATAGGTGAACAGGCTGTTGGCGTCGGTGCCGGTTTGCGCCTGCAGGTAGCTTTGCGCTTGCGCATAGGCGGCGGCCTTGGCCGTGGCGTTGGCGCTGTCGTTCAGGATGGCCGCGGCCAGCGCGGTGCTGAGCATGCGCCCGCCGATCACGTCGGTGGGCGAGTGCATGCCGGCAATGATGCGGTTCTGGCCCAACTGCGAGGCGCGCGTCAGCATCTCCTGGTAGCGCTGCGGCACGGCGTAGGCCAGCGCGAAGGACGCCAGGTAGCCGGCATTGGTGTGGCCGCTGGGGAAGCCGCCGTCGGTCGCGGGCGTGGCGCTGATGGCCGGGCGCAGCGTGGGGATCACGATGCTGGTGTCGTTCAGCCAGCGGAACGGGCGCATGTACTGGTAGAAGGTCTTGCCCGGCGTGGTGGACGAGTAGTTGCCGCGCAAGGTGTTGATCAGCGTGACCACGTTGCCCAATGACGAGCCGGTGTCACCAGCGCCGTTGCCGCCGTCGCTGTAGAGCACGCTGGTGGCATCGGCCGCCACGCTGGTGATGGTGGTCGTGGCGCCCGAGCCCGCCAGGTAGGCCGGCAGCAGCGGGCCCAGGCCGCTCAGCACGCTGTAGTTCTGGCTGCGGCGGTCGTCCAGGTAGGCGGCGTCTTGTTCGGCCTGGGTGCGGCTGGCGGCAATGGCCTGGTTCTGCTGGATGTTGGCGCTGAGGATGGGCGCGCCGATGGTGGTGGCGGTGCCGTTGTTCCAACTGCTGCCCGGCGTCCACAGGGTCAGGAAGTCCGACAGCAGGCGCAGCCCGGCATTGCTGCTGACGGTGGTGTTGGCGCTCACGCTGGTCTGGTAGGTGTCGACGAAGGCGGTGCCGCTGGGGACCGGTGCCGTGTCCACTGCGCCCAGGCCGGCGGGCGCCGCGGGTACGGCCGGTGCACCGTCGCCGCCTCCGCAGGCGGACAGGGCCAGGGCCGACAGCAGGGCCAGGACGAGGGGGCGGCGGGCGAAGGTAGGAGCGGGCATGGGGGCGTCGGGTAGATCGAGGGAGCTGCTGCTGGCATACGCCGGCGCAACCGCCGAAATCTAGGGGGCGCCTGTGACATCTCCATGAAAAAAGCCCGGCGGTGCCGGGCTTCACTGGTGCGGGGTGCGCTCAGCGCAGGTTTGAGCCGTGAGCCGGTGTATAGCCCGTCGTGGACACCGTGTCCGGCAGCGGGTTGCGCAAGGTCAGCAGCCTTCCATGCTGGCGGCGGAAGCCGGCAGCACCGGCACCGGCGGCCACGATGGCGCTGATCAGCAGCACCAGCAGCGTGCCCCATGAGCCCTTGGCCACATTCGAGGCCGCCGTGGCGCCGGCTTCGCGGGCGGTTTGCTCGGCCTGGGCCTTGGCGTCGGCGATCTTGGCGGCGGCCTGGTTGTAGGTTTGCTCGTAGTTGTCGGCGATCTGCTGGGCCTCGTCGCGCGTCTTGCCGGTGCGGGCCGCGATGATGTTGACCAGTGCGTCCTTGTCGGCGGCGTTCAGCGTGTTGCTGCCGCGCTGCAGCACGCCGCTCAGCCAGTCCTTGGCGTCGGTGTCGGCGGATTGCGGGTTGGCGGCGGTGCTGGCGGCCTGGGCCTGGCCCGAGTCCACGGCGTCCTGGGCCTGCGACTTCAGGTTCTCGGGCTGCAGCTCGACCTTGCCGGTCTGGCGCAGCAGCGTGTCCAGCTGCGACTGCAGGCTGCCCGCATCCAGCGAGATGCCGGCCTGGTTCAGCTGGCCCTTGATGGCATCGCCAATGGCCGGCCCGGCGGCAGACGCGCCGGCGCTGGCCACCGACCCGGCCACGTTCAGGCCGGTCTTGGCGGCGCTGCCGGCCAGGCTCAGTGCGCCGCCGGTGGCGCTCACCAGCAGGTAGACCGTGGCGAGCGTGGTCAGCGCCCAGGCCAGCAGGCCGTGCAGCGCGCCTGAGCGGCGTGACAGATAGCCCGCAACAAAGCCACCGATGGCAATCGCCACCAGCGTCGTGAGGCCGGCCCAGATGCCGGCCCCGACGCCAAAGTTGCTGAAGGGGTTGCGGTCACCGATGGGATCGATGGCCGAGGCACCGATGGCTGCGCCCAGCACCGACAGCACCAGGTAGGCGATCAGGGATAGCACCAGCCCGGCAAAGACCGCGCCCCAGGAAACGGTGGCGGTCCAGGACGTTGGCTCGTCGGCGTACGCAGCAGTGGTGGTCATAGCGGCTCCAATGGATGAATGGATGAAATGGTCGCCGCCGGTGCTGGCGCATTCCGGCTTCTCCTGGGCGACTGCGGGTGAAGTTAGAAAAAAATAGCCAGCGCTGGCGTCGTCGTCGCAGCCGGCCCGCCGTAGGACCGCTTCGACACTGGCTGAGGGCCGGTTTCCCGTGCGGCGCCCGATCTGTGCTAGATTGCGCACCTTATGTCTCTGCGCGCCGCTTTTTACTTTTACTTTTGGTTCTCTGTCCCAGGCGGACGAGAGGCGAGCGCGTAAGCACCCGACACACCTCCCGAACTAAACCGCCGCAGCTGCAAAGCCCGGCGGTTTTTTTTGGCCCCGACATTCCCAGTCCCCCGATCCACCCGCCTTTCCCACGATTGTTCCGAAGGAGCCTCCCGATGAATGCAGCCGTATCCCAGCCCCAGGCCTCGACCAGCGAGCCTTGGTATGCGCACGTCGACAAAACCAGCCGAACCGACGACGAACGCATCAAGGACATCACCGTGCTCCCGCCTCCAGAACATCTGATCCGCTTCTTCCCGATCCAGGGAACGCCGGTGGAATCGCTCATCAGCAACACCCGCCGCAACATCCACAACATCATGGCCGGCACCGACGACCGGCTGCTGGTGGTGATCGGGCCCTGCTCCATCCATGATCCGGCCGCCGCCGTGGAATACGCGCGCCGCCTGAAGGTCGAGCGCGACAAGCACGCCGGCACGCTGGAGATCGTGATGCGCGTGTACT
It encodes:
- a CDS encoding TonB-dependent siderophore receptor; the protein is MIPDFPSRRHAVARAAVALGLALQIHCAAAQSRAFDIPAQPLAPALATLAAQAGLQLAFAPDLAAGRQSAPLRGSYELADALRALLAGSGLQGRVQGRTLVVEPVAPAARALGEVTVSAEAERSGATEGTGSYAAGSVASATGLNLSLRETPQSVSVVTRQQIEDQGYITADDALASVTGVHGLAWDTKRTYYWVRGFSVDRVSYDGVVSNSFSGGSYGDTAQDLEFYDRIEVVRGATGLLTGAGEPSATINYVRKRANSKKFEGHAGVNIGSWGNRRGLVDLSTPLTADGTVRARLVAVAQEKKSFLDYYKDSKRALYGVVEADITPQTRLSLGAEYQSDKPTGATWGGLPLLYSDGTRTNWSRSLNEAPRWAYWNSTNRAVFTDLDHQFDNGWSLKGNLTYREMNYDTKLLYLLGDVDRQTGAGLVPYAWKGDSTQRQITGSLQATGPFSLLGREHELIVGINSGRRRAQDNDWSAANVAAIDDFRQWNGSYPEPTWSSNPPGDTTHTRENAAYVAARLSVADPLKLILGGRFTSWRNTVAGETSAHQKFVPYAGAVYDLGRAHSVYASYTEIFNPQNYRDVNRNYLNPTTGTNYELGVKGAYLDGRLNASVAVFKTHQDNVAVQDGTNLVPGSTSYAYVGADGVKSRGIEAEVAGEPLPGLNLTAGISRTLAKNPDGSVFSPYLPKTLFKAGTSWRLPGAWQRLTVGGNVRWQNPTSADITVASGTYRYEHASFAVVGLMARYDVSRQLSVQLNANNIFDKKYWAYYSSQGTYGDPRNLLVTLNYKF
- a CDS encoding YqiA/YcfP family alpha/beta fold hydrolase; this translates as MSTTHLLYLHGFRSSPQSAKARLMAARVAQRHPQVHWWCPQLPPSPRAAMEMVAAGIAGWPAASMAVVGSSLGGFYASWVQAHSGCAKAVLLNPAVEPARDLARYIGEQTAWHAPEEHFYFAPEFVDELRALQVPPLADPARQYALITQGDEVLDWREMAARYAGATRTVLPGGDHAISDFERHIDAVCGFLELV
- the rodA gene encoding rod shape-determining protein RodA, whose amino-acid sequence is MSAVFDKPSFGKRLLPLFQGFDGWLALAVLLLCAAGLTTMYSSGYDHGTRFYDHARNMLIAGSIMFVVAQVPPQRLMSFAVPLYLVGVALLVAVAVFGITKKGATRWINLGIVIQPSEILKIAMPLMLAWWFQKREGQLRPLDFMAAGLLLVVPIGLIMKQPDLGTSLLVLAAGLSVIFFAGLSWKLILPPVLIAAVGIGLVVWFEPQLCAQGVRWSVLHDYQQQRICTLLDPTKDPLGKGFHIIQGMIAIGSGGIWGKGFMAGTQTHLEFIPERTTDFIFAAYSEEFGLLGNALLLLGFLFLIARGLLIALEAPTLFSRLLAGAMTMIFFTYAFVNMGMVSGILPVVGVPLPFISYGGTAMVTLGLGLGILMSIARARRLIQS
- a CDS encoding MFS transporter — encoded protein: MSRSSTVAAIAALTGALALSQFFRSCLAVIAPELSQDLQLTPVTFGVLSSAFFLSFAAAQLPVGLAFDRWGVGRPTAALLALGVAGGLLFAWAPSGPAAMLAQAALGVACAPVFMGLIHYASEHLGELRFVRVVGVSNAIGMVGGLCAAAPLGWAAHAFGWRPSMLVATACMAAACLAVRRWVRDSGHADARAESPVAMLQASVALLKIRPLWTLIPLCLAMAAGTSLRTAWGGPYLAGVFQLDAVARGMAITVVSAAAIAAAFLLPMLARRWSLKTTIQGWTLLSLLTAVLLAAWPALALPLDLALLSIMCTVGTLHPILMAQGRGMLPPAMRGRGLGILNSFVFLGSALVATGFGWIAEWGQHYGLAPAATFGWIFLAAALLLVFGAVPYAFSPARPSPPQ
- the tldD gene encoding metalloprotease TldD, whose product is MISREPTLERLAIAQRLLLEPFGLDESHLTRALNEIKAHKVDDADLYFQYTRSEGWSLEEGIVKTGSFSIDQGVGVRAVSGEKTAFAYSDDISEASLLDAARTVRSISAAAKAGKKKIATKKIAGSRSLYPEVDPIASLDSNAKVALLGKVEARARAKDPRVAQVMAGLAAEYDVVLVARADGTLAADVRPLVRLSVTVIAEQNGRREIGSAGGGGRFGLAYFDDALINDYVDDAVRQALVNLESRPAPAGEMTVVLGSGWPGILLHEAIGHGLEGDFNRKGSSAFSGRIGQRVAAKGVTVLDDGTIADRRGSLNVDDEGNASQRNVLIEDGILKGYIQDSMNARLMGVKPTGNGRRESYAHIPMPRMTNTYMLGGDRDPQEIIASIDKGLYATNFGGGQVDITSGKFVFSASEAYWVEKGKILYPVKGATIVGSGPESLKKVTLIGNDMALDPGVGTCGKEGQSVPVGVGQPTLRIEGLTVGGTA
- a CDS encoding phosphatase PAP2 family protein; the encoded protein is MPAPTFARRPLVLALLSALALSACGGGDGAPAVPAAPAGLGAVDTAPVPSGTAFVDTYQTSVSANTTVSSNAGLRLLSDFLTLWTPGSSWNNGTATTIGAPILSANIQQNQAIAASRTQAEQDAAYLDDRRSQNYSVLSGLGPLLPAYLAGSGATTTITSVAADATSVLYSDGGNGAGDTGSSLGNVVTLINTLRGNYSSTTPGKTFYQYMRPFRWLNDTSIVIPTLRPAISATPATDGGFPSGHTNAGYLASFALAYAVPQRYQEMLTRASQLGQNRIIAGMHSPTDVIGGRMLSTALAAAILNDSANATAKAAAYAQAQSYLQAQTGTDANSLFTYAHSATTATDAWADASANRALFLQRLSYGFPAIASTTVAPAVPKGAEVLLETRLPYLDASQRRVVLKTTGLTSGFPVLGDSEGWGRLNLVAAADGYGAFNGDATVAMDASKGGFNASDTWRNSIAGAGKLTKQGTGTLTLAGANSYSGGTEVQAGSLVAGSANAFGKGDVYVSGGAVQTASSTALALAGQYTQLANGALNLVLGSNGGSMVVAGNAYLNGTLKVSFASGYQPSAGQTLTVLNAGSIIGGFASVQVGGNVPATVTYTGSSVQLRFGA